The following are encoded in a window of Allosphingosinicella indica genomic DNA:
- a CDS encoding threonine ammonia-lyase: MASDAPGIADIRAAADRIAGAVVRTPTLLSRTLSDLTGANVWLKFENLQFTAAYKERGALNKLLLLDEATRRRGVIAASAGNHSQAVAYHGRRLGVPVTIVMPKPTPTMKVVQTEGHGATVVLHGELFDEAYAKAREMEGELGLTFVHPFDDPAVIAGQGTVALEMLDDAPNIDTLVVPIGGGGLISGMAAAAKAVKPDIAVVGAQAELYPSMYAHIEGREMPSSGDTIAEGIAVKRPGDLTRQMVADLVDEILLVPERAIETAVSLLVQIEKTVAEGAGATGLAALLTHPERFRGRNVGLVVTGGNIDTRLLATVLLRDLARSGRMARLRVQLHDRPGALFSVVRLFEQQQVNIVEVYHQRVFTNLPAKDAFIDIECEARDKAHLDTLVAALGEAGFNVHPVEIH; the protein is encoded by the coding sequence ATGGCCTCAGACGCTCCCGGCATCGCCGACATCCGCGCCGCGGCGGACCGCATCGCGGGCGCGGTGGTGCGCACGCCCACCCTGCTCAGCCGCACGCTGTCCGATCTCACCGGCGCCAATGTCTGGCTGAAGTTCGAGAATCTCCAGTTCACCGCCGCCTACAAGGAGCGCGGCGCGCTCAACAAACTGCTGCTGCTGGACGAGGCGACGCGGCGGCGCGGCGTGATCGCGGCGTCGGCGGGCAATCATTCGCAGGCCGTCGCCTATCACGGCCGCCGGCTCGGCGTTCCCGTCACCATCGTTATGCCCAAGCCGACGCCGACGATGAAGGTGGTGCAGACCGAGGGCCATGGCGCCACCGTGGTGCTGCACGGCGAGCTGTTCGACGAAGCCTATGCCAAGGCGCGCGAGATGGAGGGCGAACTCGGCCTCACCTTCGTCCACCCGTTCGACGATCCGGCGGTGATCGCCGGCCAAGGCACGGTCGCGCTGGAGATGCTGGACGACGCGCCTAACATCGACACCTTGGTCGTGCCGATTGGCGGCGGCGGCCTCATCTCGGGCATGGCCGCGGCGGCGAAGGCGGTGAAGCCGGACATCGCCGTCGTGGGTGCGCAGGCCGAGCTTTATCCCAGCATGTACGCGCATATCGAGGGGCGCGAGATGCCGTCGTCGGGCGACACGATCGCCGAGGGGATCGCGGTCAAGCGGCCGGGCGATCTCACCCGCCAAATGGTCGCCGATCTGGTCGACGAAATCCTGCTGGTGCCCGAGCGCGCGATCGAGACCGCGGTCAGCCTCCTCGTCCAGATCGAGAAGACGGTGGCGGAAGGCGCAGGCGCCACCGGCCTCGCCGCGCTGCTCACCCATCCGGAACGGTTCCGCGGGCGCAACGTCGGGCTGGTCGTCACCGGCGGCAATATCGACACGCGGCTGCTCGCCACCGTGCTGCTCCGCGATCTCGCGCGATCGGGACGGATGGCGCGGCTCCGCGTCCAGCTCCATGACCGGCCCGGCGCGCTGTTCTCGGTGGTCAGGCTGTTCGAGCAGCAGCAGGTCAATATCGTCGAGGTCTATCACCAGCGCGTGTTCACCAACCTGCCGGCGAAGGACGCCTTCATCGACATCGAATGCGAGGCGCGCGACAAGGCGCATCTCGACACGCTCGTCGCCGCGCTCGGCGAGGCCGGGTTCAACGTCCATCCGGTAGAGATTCACTAG
- a CDS encoding arginyltransferase: MTAPFRFPRFFVTTPTACPYLPGKTERKVFTELNGQHAHELNDALGRIGFRRSQGVAYRPSCIDCQACISVRVLTGEFQPNTTQRRLIRRHADLEVTACKPWTTQEQYDLLRRYLNARHPGGGMVGMDESDFADMVEQSPVKTYVVEYREPSEGGRPGRLVGACLTDQQADGLSMIYSFFEPEHEGRSGLGTYIILDHIVRAGRAGLPYVYLGYWVEGSKRMAYKTRFRPMERLGPGGWTRFEPEQRELPLGASVSA; this comes from the coding sequence GTGACCGCACCGTTCCGCTTTCCCCGCTTCTTCGTGACCACGCCGACGGCGTGTCCCTATCTGCCCGGCAAGACCGAGCGGAAGGTGTTCACCGAACTCAACGGCCAGCATGCGCACGAGCTCAACGATGCGCTCGGCCGCATCGGCTTCCGCCGCAGCCAAGGGGTCGCCTACCGGCCGAGCTGCATCGATTGCCAGGCGTGCATTTCGGTGCGCGTGCTGACCGGCGAGTTCCAGCCCAACACCACCCAGCGCCGGCTGATCCGCCGCCACGCGGACCTCGAAGTCACCGCGTGCAAGCCGTGGACCACGCAGGAGCAATATGACCTGCTCCGCCGCTATCTCAACGCGCGCCATCCGGGCGGCGGGATGGTCGGCATGGACGAGAGCGACTTCGCCGATATGGTCGAGCAGAGCCCGGTGAAGACCTATGTCGTCGAATATCGCGAGCCGTCCGAGGGTGGTCGTCCGGGGCGCCTCGTCGGTGCCTGCCTCACCGATCAGCAGGCCGACGGCCTCTCCATGATCTACAGCTTCTTCGAGCCCGAGCATGAGGGGCGGAGCGGGCTCGGCACCTATATCATCCTCGATCATATCGTCCGCGCCGGCCGCGCGGGGCTGCCCTATGTCTATCTCGGCTATTGGGTCGAGGGATCGAAGCGCATGGCCTACAAGACGCGCTTCCGCCCGATGGAGCGGCTCGGCCCCGGCGGCTGGACCCGCTTCGAGCCGGAGCAGCGCGAACTGCCGTTGGGCGCCTCGGTCAGCGCCTGA
- a CDS encoding peptidase, translating into MTYCLGMLLDAGLVLMADTRTNAGIDNFSSFKKLHVLADDRDRQIFACSAGSLSISQSVIGLIHEGLPTGDGEMTRTLKRATSMFRVAQLVGEAVQIASQTVGAALATINASSSVSLLLGGRVGKAPPALYLIYNAGNFIECKADVPFLQIGETKYGKPILDRGLDYETPLHEAVKVGFLSFDSAMRSNLGVARPIDLLVMPSDARQGVFQRRIEPDDEYFNDLSMRWAAYLHEATGAIPNPPWLPDAIVDE; encoded by the coding sequence ATGACCTATTGCCTCGGTATGCTGCTGGACGCGGGGCTCGTCCTGATGGCCGACACGCGCACCAACGCGGGCATCGACAATTTCTCCTCGTTCAAGAAGCTCCACGTCCTTGCCGACGATCGCGACCGGCAGATCTTCGCCTGCTCGGCGGGCAGCCTGTCGATCAGCCAGTCGGTGATCGGCCTGATCCACGAAGGCCTGCCCACCGGCGACGGCGAGATGACGCGGACGTTGAAGCGCGCGACCTCCATGTTCCGCGTCGCCCAACTGGTTGGCGAGGCAGTGCAGATCGCCAGTCAGACTGTCGGCGCTGCGCTGGCGACGATCAACGCGTCGAGTTCGGTCTCGCTGCTGCTGGGCGGCCGCGTCGGCAAGGCGCCGCCGGCGCTCTACCTCATCTACAACGCCGGCAATTTCATCGAGTGCAAGGCGGACGTCCCCTTCCTCCAGATCGGCGAGACCAAATATGGCAAGCCGATCCTCGACCGCGGTCTGGACTACGAGACGCCGCTGCACGAGGCGGTGAAGGTGGGCTTCCTCTCGTTCGACAGCGCGATGCGATCCAACCTCGGCGTCGCGCGGCCGATCGACCTGCTGGTGATGCCGAGCGACGCGCGGCAAGGCGTGTTCCAGCGCCGGATCGAGCCCGACGACGAATATTTCAACGATTTGTCGATGCGCTGGGCGGCCTATCTCCACGAGGCCACCGGCGCGATCCCCAACCCGCCCTGGCTGCCGGACGCGATCGTCGACGAATGA
- a CDS encoding transglutaminase family protein: MRLAVQYDTRYRYDTPPKRVVQLMRVTPLSFSSQNVLEWRIDVDCDARLREHRDGYGNIVHMLYVDAEIDHLAVTVSGRVLTEDSAGVIAGLPHDLPPAVFLRETALTHPSAGIRGLAHALEAKGGPTLDRLHRLNAALHERLTFDTDNTDPGTTATEAFDAGHGVCQDFAHIFIAVARTMGIPARYISGHLFRRDGAVHQPAAHAWTEAWIDGLGWTAFDPTNGISADDAYIRVAGGLDYREAAPFVGSRNGGGGESLAVEVEVRLARAQAQAQTQS; this comes from the coding sequence ATGCGTCTCGCCGTCCAGTATGACACCCGCTACCGCTACGACACGCCGCCCAAGCGCGTCGTCCAGCTCATGCGCGTCACGCCGCTCAGCTTCTCGTCGCAGAACGTGCTCGAATGGCGAATCGACGTCGATTGCGACGCGCGGCTGCGCGAGCATCGCGACGGCTACGGCAACATCGTCCACATGCTCTACGTCGATGCCGAGATCGACCACCTCGCCGTCACTGTGAGTGGCCGGGTGCTGACCGAGGACAGCGCCGGGGTGATCGCCGGCCTGCCGCACGATCTGCCGCCCGCCGTCTTCCTGCGGGAGACAGCGCTGACCCACCCCAGCGCCGGCATACGCGGCCTCGCCCATGCCCTCGAAGCGAAAGGCGGACCGACGCTCGATCGGCTGCACCGGCTCAACGCCGCGCTCCACGAACGGCTGACCTTCGATACCGACAACACCGATCCGGGGACGACGGCGACCGAGGCGTTCGATGCCGGCCACGGCGTCTGCCAGGACTTCGCGCATATCTTCATCGCGGTGGCGCGGACGATGGGGATTCCCGCGCGCTACATCTCGGGCCATCTGTTTCGCCGCGACGGCGCAGTGCATCAGCCCGCGGCGCACGCCTGGACGGAGGCGTGGATCGACGGCCTCGGCTGGACTGCATTCGATCCCACCAACGGCATCAGCGCCGACGACGCCTATATCCGCGTCGCCGGCGGGCTCGACTATCGCGAGGCGGCGCCTTTCGTCGGGTCGCGGAACGGCGGCGGCGGAGAAAGTCTGGCGGTTGAGGTTGAAGTGCGGCTAGCAAGGGCGCAGGCACAGGCCCAGACGCAAAGCTGA
- a CDS encoding alpha-E domain-containing protein — protein sequence MLARTGQALYWIGRYMERAEFTVRLLEATIRLHSLVGAGGADLGPWQSALDVAGAGPAYAATGESLGAFNVSRYLTLADENPNSVRASIQGARENARSARNDITRELWEAINRTWTNVRDRSSPGGAQATNALVDALKADARGFEGALSRMLRSEAYWLMRLGAVIERADNTARLLDVKYYLILPEGEQIGGVLDRDQWTTILQTVSARNAYRFLYRQTPKPWLVAELLIFRQELPRSLASAAAEAVALLAAFGDRTGRQGEADRLARRRLNELEEGDIDTLFRAGLHESLQRFIGENAALDAAIAQQFRFV from the coding sequence ATGCTCGCGCGCACCGGACAGGCGCTCTACTGGATCGGCCGCTACATGGAGCGTGCCGAATTCACTGTGCGGCTGCTGGAGGCGACGATCCGCCTCCATTCGCTCGTCGGCGCGGGCGGCGCCGATCTCGGGCCCTGGCAGAGCGCGCTCGACGTCGCGGGCGCAGGCCCCGCATATGCCGCCACCGGCGAGAGCCTCGGTGCTTTCAACGTCAGCCGATACCTGACGCTTGCCGACGAAAACCCCAATTCTGTGCGCGCCAGCATCCAGGGCGCGCGCGAGAATGCCCGGTCGGCGCGCAACGACATCACCCGAGAGCTTTGGGAGGCGATCAACCGCACATGGACGAATGTCCGCGACCGATCGAGTCCGGGCGGCGCGCAGGCGACCAACGCGCTGGTCGATGCATTGAAGGCCGATGCCCGCGGCTTCGAGGGCGCACTGTCTCGGATGCTGCGCAGCGAGGCCTATTGGCTTATGCGGCTTGGCGCGGTGATCGAGCGCGCCGACAACACGGCGCGCCTGCTCGACGTCAAATATTATCTCATCCTGCCCGAGGGCGAACAGATCGGCGGCGTGCTCGATCGCGACCAGTGGACGACGATCCTGCAGACCGTCTCGGCGCGCAACGCCTATCGCTTTCTCTATCGCCAGACGCCCAAGCCCTGGCTTGTCGCCGAGTTGCTGATTTTCCGCCAGGAACTGCCCCGCTCGCTCGCCTCGGCCGCGGCGGAGGCGGTGGCGCTGCTCGCCGCATTCGGCGACCGCACCGGGCGGCAGGGCGAGGCGGACCGGCTCGCGCGGCGCCGTCTCAACGAGCTGGAGGAAGGCGACATCGATACCCTGTTCCGCGCGGGCCTCCACGAATCGCTGCAGCGCTTCATCGGCGAGAATGCCGCGCTCGACGCCGCCATCGCCCAGCAGTTCCGGTTCGTCTGA
- a CDS encoding circularly permuted type 2 ATP-grasp protein, which yields MGKTPFDELWGVSRGRRARDGLEPLADWLTGTPRAELDRRQQSAESAFHNLGITFAVYGDDEAAERIIPFDIVPRVFTAGEWSRLSAGLEQRVAAINAFIDDVYGARQILKDGVVPADIVLGNSQFCIAVAGARPPHGVYAHICGIDLVRTGPDDFFVLEDNARTPSGVSYMIENREAMIRLCPELFDIFPVLAVDTYPDLLRDTLYSVAPHGTRNPTCVLLTPGHFNSAFYEHSFLADYMGIELVEGTDLEVDDDFVWMRTIEGRVRVDVIYRRVDDAFLDPLTFRADSMLGVPGLMAAYLAGNVTIANAPGTGIADDKAIYSYMPEIVRYYSGGEAKLPNVETWRCREPEALGYVLDHLDELVVKLVDGSGGYGMLVGPTASKAEIEQFRLALKAEPHRYIAQPTLALSTVPTLAEKGITPRHVDFRPFVLTGADGVTIVPGGLTRVALREGSLVVNSSQGGGTKDSFILAAPGEHGTVQR from the coding sequence ATGGGCAAGACGCCGTTCGACGAATTATGGGGGGTCAGCCGCGGCCGAAGGGCGCGCGACGGGCTGGAGCCGCTTGCCGACTGGCTTACGGGCACGCCGCGCGCCGAGCTCGACCGGCGCCAGCAGTCCGCGGAAAGCGCCTTCCACAATCTCGGCATCACCTTCGCCGTCTACGGCGACGACGAGGCGGCGGAGCGGATCATCCCGTTCGACATCGTACCGCGCGTGTTTACCGCGGGAGAATGGTCGCGCCTCTCGGCCGGGCTCGAACAGCGCGTCGCCGCGATCAACGCTTTCATTGATGACGTGTATGGTGCGCGGCAGATATTGAAGGACGGCGTCGTTCCGGCAGACATCGTGCTCGGCAACAGCCAGTTCTGCATCGCCGTCGCCGGCGCGCGGCCGCCGCACGGCGTCTATGCGCACATCTGCGGCATCGATCTTGTGCGCACCGGACCCGACGACTTCTTCGTGCTGGAAGACAATGCGCGTACGCCGTCGGGCGTCAGCTACATGATCGAGAATCGCGAGGCGATGATCCGGCTCTGCCCCGAGCTGTTCGACATCTTCCCGGTGCTGGCGGTCGACACCTACCCCGATCTGCTGCGCGACACGCTCTATTCGGTGGCGCCGCACGGCACCCGCAACCCGACCTGCGTGCTGCTCACTCCCGGCCACTTCAACAGCGCCTTCTACGAGCACAGCTTCCTTGCCGATTACATGGGAATCGAGCTGGTCGAGGGCACCGATCTGGAGGTCGACGACGATTTCGTCTGGATGCGGACGATCGAGGGCCGGGTCCGGGTCGACGTCATATATCGCCGCGTCGACGACGCCTTCCTCGATCCGCTTACTTTCCGCGCCGATTCGATGCTCGGCGTGCCGGGGCTGATGGCGGCCTATCTCGCCGGCAACGTCACCATCGCCAATGCGCCCGGCACCGGCATTGCCGACGACAAGGCGATCTACAGCTACATGCCGGAGATCGTCCGCTATTATTCGGGCGGCGAGGCGAAGCTCCCCAACGTCGAGACCTGGCGCTGCCGCGAGCCCGAAGCGCTCGGCTACGTGCTCGATCACCTCGACGAGCTGGTGGTGAAGCTGGTCGACGGATCGGGCGGCTACGGCATGCTCGTCGGCCCGACCGCCAGCAAGGCGGAGATCGAGCAGTTCCGATTGGCGCTGAAGGCCGAGCCGCACCGCTATATCGCACAGCCGACGCTTGCGCTCTCGACGGTGCCGACGCTTGCCGAAAAGGGCATCACCCCGCGCCATGTCGATTTCCGCCCCTTCGTGCTGACCGGCGCGGACGGGGTAACCATCGTCCCCGGCGGGCTCACCCGGGTGGCGCTCCGCGAGGGGTCGCTGGTGGTCAATTCGAGCCAGGGCGGCGGCACCAAGGACAGTTTCATCCTCGCCGCGCCTGGCGAGCACGGCACGGTGCAACGCTGA
- a CDS encoding YbhB/YbcL family Raf kinase inhibitor-like protein, with the protein MLEHVPEWLGRALKGVRAGADKLVIADASLGAGFAAIRLHSPAFADGGRIPDRFTADGAGLSPPLLWDNVPDETRSIALIVEDPDAPAPQPFVHAVAFDIDPGERALAEGAIGEDASFGVGRNSFGNDEWLPPDPPTGHGEHRYAFQLFALSAPVDPGDDPGRKALVEAMAGKVLAAGLLTGTYARGEPAPLQRGGAAVPAR; encoded by the coding sequence ATGCTCGAACATGTTCCCGAGTGGCTGGGCCGCGCGCTGAAGGGCGTGCGCGCGGGCGCGGACAAGCTGGTGATCGCCGACGCGTCGCTCGGCGCCGGCTTCGCCGCGATCCGGTTGCACAGCCCCGCCTTCGCCGACGGCGGGCGCATCCCGGACCGGTTCACCGCCGACGGCGCGGGCCTGTCGCCGCCGCTGCTGTGGGACAACGTGCCGGACGAAACGCGGTCGATCGCGCTGATCGTCGAGGATCCCGATGCGCCGGCGCCGCAGCCCTTCGTCCACGCCGTCGCCTTCGACATCGACCCCGGCGAGCGCGCGCTGGCGGAAGGCGCGATCGGCGAAGACGCGTCCTTCGGCGTCGGCCGCAACAGCTTCGGCAATGACGAATGGCTGCCGCCCGATCCGCCGACCGGCCACGGCGAGCATCGCTATGCGTTTCAACTCTTCGCACTATCCGCGCCGGTCGATCCCGGCGACGATCCGGGCCGCAAGGCGCTGGTCGAGGCGATGGCGGGCAAGGTGCTCGCCGCAGGCCTCCTCACCGGCACCTACGCCCGCGGCGAACCCGCCCCGCTCCAGCGCGGCGGTGCGGCGGTGCCAGCACGCTAA